The following are encoded in a window of Sphingobium sp. AP49 genomic DNA:
- a CDS encoding class I SAM-dependent methyltransferase: MELKTLIGEPWSDYGLIDSGNGRKLERYGRFRFIRPEPQAMWAPATEDWRADGEFIPGSDEDGGGRWYYDKPVPAEGWPLHWKEVTFQSSCTPFRHLGFFPDMAPVWDFMRTSTADKPEAEVMNLFGYTGVGTLGMSAAGARMVHVDASKKSVAQARANADLSGMGDRPIRWIVEDAAKFVAREVRRGRRYDGILLDPPKYGRGPDGEVWRLEEDLPGLIANCRQLLDADSRFLFLTVYAVRMSALAIGELLRQAFADLPGEVEAGELTVREEARGLLLPTAIWARWKR, from the coding sequence ATGGAACTCAAGACTCTCATCGGCGAACCCTGGTCCGACTATGGCCTGATCGACTCGGGCAATGGCCGCAAGCTCGAACGCTATGGCCGTTTCCGCTTCATCCGCCCTGAACCGCAGGCGATGTGGGCGCCGGCGACCGAAGACTGGCGCGCCGACGGCGAATTCATCCCCGGCTCTGACGAGGATGGCGGCGGCCGCTGGTATTATGACAAGCCGGTCCCCGCCGAGGGCTGGCCGCTGCACTGGAAGGAAGTGACCTTCCAGTCGAGCTGCACCCCCTTCCGTCATCTCGGCTTCTTCCCCGACATGGCGCCGGTGTGGGATTTCATGCGGACCAGCACGGCCGACAAGCCCGAGGCCGAGGTCATGAACCTGTTCGGCTATACCGGCGTCGGCACGCTCGGCATGTCGGCGGCCGGCGCGCGGATGGTCCATGTCGATGCGTCGAAGAAATCGGTGGCGCAGGCGCGGGCCAATGCCGACCTGTCGGGCATGGGTGATCGGCCGATCCGCTGGATCGTCGAGGATGCGGCCAAGTTCGTCGCGCGCGAAGTGCGGCGCGGCCGCCGCTATGACGGCATATTGCTCGACCCGCCCAAATATGGCCGCGGCCCCGACGGCGAAGTGTGGCGGCTGGAGGAGGATCTGCCCGGTCTCATCGCCAATTGCCGCCAGTTGCTCGATGCCGACAGCCGCTTCCTGTTCCTCACCGTCTATGCGGTGCGCATGTCGGCGCTGGCGATCGGCGAATTGCTGCGCCAGGCCTTTGCCGACCTGCCCGGCGAGGTCGAGGCGGGTGAACTGACCGTGCGCGAGGAAGCGCGCGGCCTGCTGCTCCCCACCGCCATCTGGGCGCGCTGGAAGCGATAA
- a CDS encoding glutaminyl-peptide cyclotransferase, whose protein sequence is MRQGLLALAYALTLTMPARAETPWTLVKAYPHDPAAFTEGLFYLDGALYESTGLEGQSEIRKVALKTGKVEQRRVVEQPYFGEGIVNWSDKLVSLTWRHRQGFVWKLDDFSPVSTFRYEGEGWGLTQDGRSIIMSDGSAQLRFLDPETLSEQRRITVTWNGRAVDRLNELEWVKGEIWANVWYDTKIARIDPRSGGVIDWIDVAPLRKQAGVTDSEAVANGIAYDARTDRVFITGKNWPKLFEIKVGK, encoded by the coding sequence ATGAGGCAAGGGCTGCTGGCGCTTGCCTACGCCCTCACCCTGACCATGCCGGCCCGGGCGGAAACGCCCTGGACTTTGGTCAAGGCCTATCCGCATGACCCGGCGGCCTTTACCGAGGGCCTCTTCTACCTCGACGGCGCGCTTTATGAGAGCACCGGCCTGGAGGGCCAGTCGGAGATTCGCAAGGTCGCGCTCAAGACCGGCAAGGTCGAGCAGCGCCGCGTGGTCGAGCAGCCCTATTTCGGCGAGGGCATCGTCAACTGGAGCGACAAGCTGGTCAGCCTGACCTGGCGCCACCGCCAGGGCTTCGTCTGGAAGCTGGACGATTTCTCGCCCGTCTCGACCTTCCGCTATGAAGGCGAAGGCTGGGGCCTGACCCAGGATGGCCGGTCGATCATCATGAGCGACGGCAGCGCGCAACTGCGCTTCCTCGATCCCGAGACGCTGAGCGAACAGCGCCGCATCACCGTCACCTGGAACGGCCGGGCGGTCGATCGCCTGAACGAGCTGGAATGGGTCAAAGGCGAGATCTGGGCCAATGTCTGGTACGATACCAAGATCGCCCGGATCGACCCGCGCAGCGGCGGCGTGATCGACTGGATCGACGTCGCTCCCCTCCGCAAGCAGGCCGGCGTCACCGACAGCGAAGCCGTCGCCAACGGCATTGCCTATGACGCCAGGACCGACCGCGTCTTCATCACCGGCAAGAACTGGCCAAAGCTGTTCGAGATCAAGGTCGGGAAGTAG
- a CDS encoding endonuclease domain-containing protein, translating into MPSIGPTSPNAARLRRNATECEQRLWAVLRNRQLEGFKFRRQATVGPFVIDFLCAECRFIVEIDGGQHDERTDASRTAQLQSAGYVIHRFWNHDVVENFDGVVERIRLELLAARAG; encoded by the coding sequence ATGCCCAGCATCGGCCCGACCAGTCCCAACGCCGCACGTCTGCGGCGCAACGCAACCGAATGTGAGCAACGGCTATGGGCCGTCCTGCGCAATCGCCAGCTTGAAGGCTTCAAGTTCCGGCGCCAGGCGACGGTCGGGCCGTTCGTGATCGATTTCCTCTGCGCCGAATGTCGCTTCATCGTCGAAATCGATGGCGGGCAGCATGATGAGCGAACAGATGCGTCGCGCACGGCGCAACTGCAATCGGCGGGCTATGTGATCCACCGGTTCTGGAATCATGATGTGGTCGAAAATTTCGACGGTGTGGTGGAGCGGATCAGGCTGGAATTGCTTGCTGCTCGGGCGGGGTAA